A genome region from Bacillaceae bacterium IKA-2 includes the following:
- a CDS encoding aldolase gives MLETIKTYVYRAFGLTFSSQIPLPELTEIKEISSFTDVVVELADLTSLWDELATEGQRFVINKERVLFTVANTGIFSINDGKKIIVSPMVGSNIGRIRLYILGTCMGALLMQRNILPLHGSAIAINGKAFAFVGYSGAGKSTLASALLNRGYKLLSDDVIPIIFSTVNVPIVIPAYPQQKLWEESLNEFGIESNQYQPLYDRKTKFAIPVQSQFETETLPLAGVFELVKSEEDKIILIPKQKIEKLQTLHHHTYRNFLLGPSDLLEWHFNTITKIGNSINVFQLRRPTSRFTAMELADIILSKIMQEV, from the coding sequence ATGCTAGAAACTATAAAAACCTATGTTTATAGAGCGTTTGGATTAACATTTTCTAGCCAGATCCCATTACCAGAATTAACAGAAATTAAGGAAATATCTTCATTCACAGATGTGGTAGTGGAATTGGCTGATCTAACTAGTCTATGGGACGAATTAGCTACGGAAGGTCAAAGGTTTGTCATTAATAAGGAACGTGTTTTATTTACTGTCGCAAATACAGGGATTTTCTCTATCAATGACGGAAAAAAAATAATAGTGTCACCCATGGTAGGTTCTAATATAGGGCGAATTCGTCTTTATATCCTAGGTACATGTATGGGGGCACTTTTAATGCAAAGAAACATTCTTCCGTTACATGGAAGTGCAATCGCAATAAACGGAAAGGCTTTTGCGTTTGTAGGTTATTCAGGTGCTGGAAAATCAACACTTGCTTCCGCATTATTAAACAGAGGGTATAAACTCCTTAGTGATGATGTAATCCCGATAATTTTCTCAACAGTAAATGTTCCAATAGTTATACCAGCTTATCCACAACAGAAACTATGGGAGGAAAGCTTAAATGAATTTGGTATAGAGAGCAATCAATATCAACCTCTTTATGATAGAAAGACAAAATTTGCTATTCCTGTACAATCGCAATTTGAAACAGAAACTCTACCATTAGCTGGAGTATTTGAACTAGTTAAATCTGAAGAGGATAAAATAATTCTTATTCCTAAACAAAAAATTGAAAAGTTACAGACTCTTCATCATCACACCTATCGTAATTTTCTACTTGGTCCTTCTGACCTACTGGAATGGCATTTCAACACAATTACAAAGATAGGGAATAGTATAAATGTTTTTCAATTACGTCGCCCAACTTCACGATTCACTGCTATGGAATTAGCAGATATTATTTTAAGTAAGATAATGCAGGAGGTATAA
- a CDS encoding paeninodin family lasso peptide — protein MKKEWQTPVLTALDINLTEAGPLAKGKPDWTEEGGDES, from the coding sequence ATGAAAAAGGAATGGCAAACACCAGTTTTAACAGCTCTAGATATCAACTTGACAGAAGCAGGTCCATTAGCTAAAGGGAAACCTGACTGGACTGAGGAAGGCGGAGACGAAAGCTAA
- a CDS encoding lasso peptide biosynthesis PqqD family chaperone, translating into MLTNQAVSLEDFIVQSKGNIVSDMDGEKVMLSIQNGKYYNLGELGGEIWSLIDKPISAKEIVTKLVDLYEVKKVDCEEQVLSFLGTLLDEGLVQISKDKY; encoded by the coding sequence ATGTTAACTAATCAAGCAGTTTCACTAGAAGATTTCATAGTACAAAGCAAAGGGAACATTGTCAGTGACATGGATGGTGAGAAAGTAATGCTGAGCATTCAAAACGGAAAGTATTATAATTTAGGAGAATTGGGTGGTGAAATATGGTCACTTATTGACAAACCTATATCAGCCAAAGAAATAGTTACTAAATTAGTAGATTTGTATGAGGTTAAAAAAGTTGATTGTGAGGAGCAAGTCCTTTCATTTCTAGGCACATTATTAGATGAAGGATTGGTTCAAATTAGTAAAGACAAATATTAA
- a CDS encoding lasso peptide biosynthesis B2 protein: MAIIKKLKTFFSLNQNKRRLILEAFLYLGWARFLKSKPFYEISPQLGIHMEETVIGYSEDDHQIIRDISEAINIMSHYTFWESLCLVRAIAALKMLEKRRIESTLYLGMARNESGKMIAHAWLRSGPIYVTGFEGMKRFTVVGKFAKKISIKG, encoded by the coding sequence ATGGCTATTATAAAGAAGTTAAAGACTTTTTTCTCTTTAAACCAAAATAAGAGAAGGTTGATATTAGAGGCATTTCTTTACTTAGGATGGGCACGGTTTCTTAAAAGTAAACCTTTTTATGAAATTAGCCCACAATTAGGAATTCATATGGAAGAAACTGTTATTGGTTATAGCGAAGACGATCACCAAATAATTCGAGATATTTCAGAAGCTATTAATATAATGAGTCATTATACTTTTTGGGAAAGCCTTTGTTTAGTTAGAGCTATTGCCGCATTGAAGATGTTAGAAAAGAGACGGATAGAAAGTACACTTTATTTAGGGATGGCAAGAAATGAATCAGGCAAAATGATCGCCCATGCCTGGTTACGTAGTGGTCCTATCTACGTTACAGGTTTTGAAGGTATGAAGAGATTTACTGTTGTCGGAAAATTCGCTAAAAAAATATCGATAAAAGGCTGA